The genomic region TAATTTCAAGCTATTTTAATAAACTAACTAAAATAAAATTTCCAGAAAAATTAACTTTAGCTTTAAATCGTGCTCAGGAGTTAAGATATGGAGAAAATCCTCATCAAGAGGCAGTCTTATATAAGGAGGTCTTTGATCTCCCAGGCTCTATTAGTTCAGGCAAGCAATTACATGGAAAGCAGCTTTCTTTTAATAATTTCAATGATGCAAATGGAGCCTTGGAAATATTGAAAGAATTTGAAGAAGCTACAGTAGTAGCAGTAAAACATACAAATCCATGTGGCATTGGAAGCGGAAAAAATTTAATTGAGGCTTATAAAAAGGCATATGAATGTGATAAGGTATCTATATTCGGTGGCATCATTGCAGTAAATAGAGAAATAGATGCTGATGTTGCAGAGATGATTAATTCGATATTTATTGAAGTTGTGATGGCCCCTTCCTTTACAGAAGAAGCTTTAAAAATACTAACTCAAAAGAAAAACATAAGATTAATCCAAATAGATGATATTAATAAAAATAATTATAATGCTCTAGACTATAAGAAAATATTAGGAGGATTATTAGTACAAGATAGAAATGAATTACTTTTAAAGGATGAGTATAAAGTAGTAACTAAAAAACAGCCAACTAGGGAAGAAATGGAAGATTTATTATTTGCCTGGAAGGCAGCTAAGAATATTAAATCTAATGGGATAATAATAGCAAAAGATAAGGCTACTGTTGGAATAGGTCTTGGAGAAGTAAATAGAATATGGGCAGCAGAAAAGGCAATAGAAAGAGGGGGATATAAAGTAAAAGGAAGTGTAGCAGCTTCAGATGGTTTCTTTCCTTTTTCAGACTGTGTTAAAGCTTTAGCCGAAGCAGGTGTTACAGCTATAATTCAGCCAGGAGGGTCTATTAGAGATGAAGAATCTATAAAAGAAGCAGATAAATATGGAATAGCAATGGTATATACAGGAATAAGACACTTTAAGCATTAAAAAGAGGATTAATTTTTGGAGGTATAGGATGAAAATTTTAGTTGTTGGAAGTGGTGGAAGAGAACATGCCTTAGCTTGGAAGATTGCTCAGTCTGATAAGGTTAGTAAGATATATTGCGCACCAGGTAATGGTGGAACTAAGGATATAGCAGAAAATATTAATATTAATCCTAATGAAATAGATAAGCTTCTTAAATTTGCTTTGGAAAAAAAAATAGATTTGACTATAGTAGGTCCTGAGGAACCTTTAGTTTTAGGCATAGTTGATGAGTTTAAAAAACATAATTTAAAAATTTTTGGCCCTAATAGGAAATGTGCACAATTAGAAGGAAGTAAAGATTTTTCAAAGAAGTTTATGAAGAAATATAGTATTCCAACAGCCAAGTATAAATCATATACAGATTATGAAAAGGCCATAGGAGATTTAGAAAATTATAAATTTCCTCTAGTAATTAAAGCTGATGGTTTATGTGCAGGTAAAGGGGTTATTATTTGTAACTTTAAGGATGAAGCAGAAGTAGCCTTAAAGGATATATTAGTAAACAAATACTTTGGTAGCGAAGGTAATAAAGTGATAATAGAAGAATTTTTAGATGGGGTTGAAGCTTCCTTATTATGTTTTGTAACAAATGGAAAGATAATACCTTTAGAAAGTGCCAAGGATTATAAAAAAATATATGAAAAAGATTTAGGGCCAAATACTGGTGGAGTTGGATGTTTTTCACCTAATCCATTATTTACAGAGGAACTTAAAGCTTCTATTAGGAAAAATATTTTGAATAAAATAATAGTGGGTTTTAATGAAGAAAGATTAGATTTTAATGGTATCTTGTTTATAGGACTTATGCTAGTAGAAGGAGAAGCTAAAGTTTTAGAATTTAATGTAAGATTTGGCGATCCTGAAACAGAGGTAATAGTTCCTAGACTAAAAAGTGATATAGTAGATATATTTTTAAAGGCTCTTGACGGAAGTTTGAGTGAGGAAGATTTAATATGGGATGATAGAGTTAGTTTAACAGTAGTTTTAAGCTCAGAGGGTTATCCGTCATATTACAAAAAAGGTCATGAAATTATCATTAATGAATTAGGGTCTTCAATAATATTATTTCATAATGGAACAAAACATGAAGGAGAAAAATTACTTACTGATGGAGGAAGGGTTCTTTCTGTAACTAGTTTAGGAGAAACAATAGATAAGGCAAAAAAAGAGGTATATAAAAATATAAAAAAGATAAAATTTCAGGGGGCATACTATAGAACAGATATAGGAGAAATATATAGATAGCTAATTTTAATGTACAATGCAGAATGATCAATATTTATATATAATGAAGGAAATTTTAAGGAAAAGTTTAAGTAATCCTTCTTGTTACATTCTTCATTGTACATTTTATATATTTTATTCAAGTATATTTTTAACCATTGGATTAACTTTTGATCTATCAAATTTACCAGCAATTTTAGGCATAATTTCTTTCATTATTTTGCCCATATCTGCTTTAGTATAGTTATTAGCAGCAATAATATCTCTTATCATTTTTTCAACTTCTTCTTCACTTAATTGAGCCGGTAAATATGGAGTTAATAGGTTAATAGCAAAAGAGCCTTCAGCTATTTTTTCTTCATCATTCAGCTGTTTAGCATATTCAAGAGTTTCTTTTAATTGTTTTATTTGCTTTTCAATTATCTTAATGACAACATCATCAGTAGCTTCTTGTCTTTCATTAACTTCATAAGCTTTAATTTCTGAGTTAACTAATCTTAATACATTTACTGTTTGTTTGTCTCTTGCCTTCATAGCTGCAATTTCGTTTTTCTTTAATTCTTCTTTTAACATGGTTTCACCTCTTTATATATTTGTTACTAGAAAAATTATATACTTTTAGGATTTTTTTTGCAAGGTAACCTAATTTAGTTAAAGCTAATATACTCTCCGACAGTAATAGCCTTAGAATTAGGACTGTGACCTAACTCTGATGTTTTTATTATTGGAATATTGGAACTTATTTTATTCTTAATCAAATCTTCTATTTTAATATTATGATTATTTCTTTCATATTCAGTAAATTCTCCAAGAATTAATCCCTTGATTTTTTCAAATGCATCTAGCTGTTTAAGTTGAGCAATATATGTAGATATTTTATTTATATCACCGCTTAGGGCTTCAAGGAAGAGTATTTTATTTTCAAAATCAGGCATATACTCTGTACCAGCAAGTTTTAATAAACAGCGAATATTACCTCCTATAACTATTCCATCCATTTGCTTTCCATTTACCCAAGAATATTTAAAATCAAATAGATCTTTTCTTCCCTCTAGAAAGGTATTTTTAAAGTTTGTTATTTGAGTGTTAGTATTATCTCTTATTAAATTCCTTATTTGATAGTTATAGCTGGGAATATTACATTTCTTATAAAGGGAATTTAGTATAACTGTTAAATCACTATAGCCGAAGAAAGGCTTATTGTTTTTAGTGATTATATTAAAGTCAATATAATCTAATATTTCATTTGCAAGATCCCCTCCAGATATATCAAAAATAGCCTTAATATTTTTATCTTCATACATTTTTATAAGATCCTTAGCCCTATAAATTGGGGCTTGAGTATTATTATTACTATCTTTAAATAAGCTGTTTGAAATAACTACATTCAGCTTCATTGAAGATAGTATTTTAATTAAATTTAATATATCATCCTTTTTATTTAAATCATATCCATTAGAGCAGGATACTAAACCTATTTTATCTTCTTTGTTAAGTATATTTTTCATTATAACCTCCATAATTTTGATTAATATTTTTGATGTATATAATTTGCTATAAAAGAAATTATATATATTAAATGTATCTTATATATATTTTAATATATCCTTTTAGAATAATTCTATTTTTATATGAATATTTTTAAGAAAGAAGAAGTTTATAATGGAGGATATATGAAATATAGACTTTATGTTAATGGGAAATGTAAAAACACAAGAAAACTGACTGGAAGCATAGGCATTGGAGGAGTAATAATAAGTGACGATGGAAAGGAAATTTCTTTTTCAAAAACTTTAGGTGCAGGAACCTGTTGTGAAGCTCAAATTTATGCTGTCTTTTATGGAATAGAAGAAATATTAAAGTTTAATGATGTAGAAGATATAAATGTCTATTTGTCAAACTTGGCCCTTGTAAATTATCTTAATGGCGAAAATAGTGAGATAAGTAATAATTCTGAAATTTTAGCAAAAAAATTAAAGGAATATATTAATAAATTAAAGGTAAGAATAATATTTGGTTACTTTGATGTCAGAGATTATCTATATGTTTCTTCTCTTGCAGAAGAAGCAATAAAATTGTAAAATAAAATAAATGGAAGAATTTAAATATTTTAAAAGGAGTGTTTATTATGATTAAAAAATTGGGAATTTATAAATGTGAGGTGTGTGGCTCCGTTGTAGAAGCTCTAAGAGAAACTGGCGGCAAGTTAGTATGCTGTGGTAAGGAAATGAAATTATATCAAGAAAATACAGTTGATGCTGCTGTAGAAAAACATGTACCTGTATATGAAGAAAAAGATGGAGTAACATATATCAAAGTTGGTGATGTTGAGCATCCAATGATACCAGAACATTATATTGAATGGATAGAAGTAATAACTAAAGATGGCAAAGTATACAGACAAGAATTAGATTCAAGCAAGAAACCAGAAGCTGAATTCAAAATAAATGGGGAAATTGAAAAAGTTAGAGAATTATGTAATATTCATGGTTTATGGACTACAAAATAATTAATTAAGAAAAAAGGGGCTGTCTTAACAGCCCTTTTAACATGAAATATTCGTATTTCATTGTGTAATTAGCAACTTTTATAGTTCAATTTTGAAATATCTGGAGGAATACAATGAAAAAATATTATAATATAAGTACATTTATTATATTTGGTTTATTTAGTATAATTGTAACTTTTTATTATCCATATTTAAATCAAAGTGTAGGGTTAGATTTAGCTGATGTTAGTAAGGTTGTAACTTTAGGAGCTTTATTTAATATTATTGGACAACCTTTATTAACTAATTTTTATTCTAAGGTAAAAGATAAAAAGAAATTTATTATTAGATATTTAATAACAGTTTTATTAGCAATAATAGGTTTAATGTTTATTAATGTACATACTGCAATATATTTTGCCATGATTTATGGCTTTATTTTAAATTCACTAGCAGGTATATTTGAGATATATATTGAAGAACTTGCTTCCCTTAGTGAATATGAATTTTCAGATATAAGAAAATGGGGTTCTATAGGTTATGCTTGCATTGTTTTTCTAGGAGGCTTAATAATAAGTAGCTTTAATTATAGAGCATTACATTTATCAGCTTTAGCTTTATTAATTTTTTTAATGTTAATAATACTATTTAAGTTTGCAAATAATAATAGTAAAAAGGAAATAAGAAAAAGTAATGAAAAAGTTGAAGTAAAAGATTTGCTTAAAAATAAAAATATATTATTTCTATTTTTAGCAGTTGCTTTAGGAATGGGTAGCTATATGGGCTTAGACTTTGCATATTCTACCTATTTAGTTGACATAATAGGAGATACTGATAAAGCTAATAGTATTTATAGTACATCTATAAGTTTGAGGGTTGTAGTAGAATTCTTTTCTTTTATGATAGTTTCTAAATATGCTGGAAAATTAAATAGTAAAAAATGTTTAATGACTGCATTAACTATTGCTTCCATTAAAGTTTTATTATTTTCAACCGGTTCAGTTATACTTATAGTTTTAGGTGATCAACTTCATGGAGTTTTATATGGAATTTATCTAACATTTTTATTTAAGTATCTTAGAGATATTGTTGAAAGTGATTTAGTAGCTATTTCTTTTTCTATCTTATCAGTATTAAGTACTGGGGGATCTAATTTTATTTATCCTTCCATTTATGCATGGCTTCAAAAAAGCTTTGGTTATTTTAGCATGTATTTAGCTGGCTTTATTTTTATTATTAGTTCAATATTTATCTTTTTTGCTATATTACCAAATCCAACGAGAAAAAATAATTAGAATAATTTTGTAGATTAAATAGTATTTACAGTTAACAAAATTTAGGTTATATTAATGTTCATAAACTATACATTACAATAAGGAGATGCAAATGAGAACAAAATATAAAAACCCAAAAGAACTAGGTACCTGCCTTAAGGATTTAGTTGATAATTATTTAGAAGATTTATTAAGCGAAGAAATTCTAAAAGAAAGAGTAATGAAGATAATTGAAGTAAATGGAGAAAGAGCATATAAGGATGGAAAAATAGTATCTAAAATATATCCATACTTAGGAGATGAAAGAGCAGAAATTATTAATAAAATAATTGAAAATAAAGAGTTAAATTAGAGGACTGTCTTTGACGGTCCTTTAATTTAAATAATAGTTTAAATTGAAAGCTTGAAGTATTGTGGAGGGGATTGTATGATAAATAATCTAATAAAAAAATTTAATAATAATATTCCATATATTAGCGGTTGGAAAAAGATGAAAAGATCAGCAGTGGCTATATTACTGCTTGAGATAGGTAATAAGTTAAATGTAGTTTTTGAAATAAGGGCTAAATCTATGAAAACTCAGCCTGGTGATATTTCCTTTACTGGAGGGGGAATAGAAAAGGCTGAGAAAGCTGAAGATGCTGTGATAAGAGAAATTAAGGAAGAAATAGGCTTAGATAAAGAGGATTTTGATATAATCTGCCCCCTAGACCTTCTTATTACTCATTATAATCAAATAATTCATCCCTATTTAGGCTATATTAAAAATCCAGAAAAAATACAATTAAATCTTGATGAAGTAGAGGAATTATTGATTATTCCCTTAGAAGAATTATTAAAAATTAAGCCGATAAGAGTGAAAAATAAGCTTGAAGTTAACAGAGATAATTTTCCTTATCATTTAATTAATGGGGGAGTTAATTATAATTTTTATCAAGGAGAATTAGAAACTCTTTTTTATGTTTATAAGGATAAAGTGATATGGGGGATGACAGCAAAAATTTTAGAAGATTTTATAAATATTTATAAAAAGTGCGAATAATAGCATATTCGCACTTTTATTAATTGAAATAACAAATTTTATTTATACTAAAAAATTAATATTATTATTTTACTTTAATAACTTATAGTGCTGAAAGTAGAAAATATATAATAAAAGTAATTGAGATAATATACATAGGAATAGAAATTTCTTCTTTCTTTTTAACTATTAGTTTTATTAAAGTGTATGATATAAAACCAAAGGCTATACCATCAATTATACTAAAGGTTAATGGAATTAAAGCAATAGTTAAAAAAGCAGGAATACCTTCAGAAATATCTTCTAAATCAATTTCTTTTATACTTTTAACCATCAAGCTGCCTAAGATTATTAATATTGGAGCTATTGCCTCATCAGGTATTAAGGTTAAAAATGGTATAAATAACATTGATGTTAGAATTAGGAAAGCGGTAACAATCGCGGTAAAACCAGTTTTTCCTCCAGCAGATATCCCAGCAGTTCCTTCTACAGTCGATACTGATGGACTTGTTCCTAAAAGACCGCAGGCAATGGTAGATAATGCAACTGCAACTAAGCTTTTATTTTGCTTTTCTGGTGCATTTAATAATCCTGTCATTTGTCCATGAAGTATCCCTATATTTTCAAATACTAAAATTAAAGTAAATGAAAAGGTTGCTATCCAAAATTGTGAAGTAAAAAAATTAGTAAAATCTAATTTAAAGAAAATTGATGAATATTCCTTGAAATTTGGCAAGGAAAAACCTGATATATTCAGCTCTGTAAGCCCTAACATAATTGATGAAATAGTAGCAACAATTATACTAATTAAAAAGGCTCCTGGAATATTTTTTACGAATAAAATTAGAGTGATAATAAAAATTATAATGAAAAATACAATTCTTGGATTATTGAAGGATTGTATTTTCACAAAAGTTGAAGGATCAGCAGCTATAAGACCACTTTTCTGTAAGCCTAAGAAAGTAATGAAAAAACCAATACCTACAGAAATAGATTCCTTTAAGGATTTTGGTATTGCTTTATCTAAGATTTTAGAAAGCTTTGTAGATGCTATTATTAAAAACAGTACACCTGCAGTAAAAACACTTGTTAAGGCCTGATTAAAATTAAGACCTAAAGTATGAATTATTGTATAAGTAAATAATGCATTTATACCCATCCCAGGCATAATAATAAGTGGAGCATTACTTACAAAAGCTGCAAGTAAACAACCGATAAAAGATGCTAAAATGGTTGCAATAATGAGGGGTTCTTGTTTTACACCTCCATCACTTAAAATACTTGCATTCACTACAATAATATATACTGCAGAGAAAAAAGAAGTTAGACCGGCTATTAATTCTGTTTTTAAACTGGTCTTATGTTTTGTAAAATTAAATAATCTCTCCATCCTTTCATTTAACCTCTTTCTTTTTCCCTCTCCCACCCGCAATATGCATTAGTATTATATCACATTTTTTTAAAAGTAAACAAACCTTTAAAATCTTTTTAGTATTTTTATTATGGAAATATTTTACTTCTGTTATTCAATATTAATTCAATATTACATAGAATATTAAGAGATTAATTTGATGAGGTGTAACTATTGAAAAGAGATAATATAACAATTAGTTTATGTATGATAGTTAAAGATGAGGAAGCTACATTAGAAAGGTGCTTAAACTCTGTAATTGATTTTGTAGATGAAATAATTATAGTAGATACTGGTTCAACTGATAATACAAAGAAAATTGCAAAGAACTTTAAATCAAAAATATTTGATTTTGAATGGATAGATGATTTTGCTGCAGCAAGAAATTTTGCTTTCAAAAAGGCTTCAATGGATTATATATTATGGCTTGATGCTGATGATTATATTGATGATATTAATAGGGAAAAGTTTAAATTATTAAAAGAAAGCTTAAATAAAAATGTAGATTCGGTTACAATGGATTATTCTTTAATTAGGGATGCAGCAGGAAATACCAGCTTTTCTTTAAAAAGAAATAGACTTGTAAAAAGAGAAAGAAATTTTCAATGGATTGGAAGAGTTCATGAGTATCTAGAAGTGTTCGGAAATATTATAGACAGTGATATAACAATTATGCATGACAAGCTTAAGGCTGCTACTGATAGAAATTTAAAAATATTTTTAAAGATGGCAGAAGATAAACTTCCTTTTAGCCCAAGAGACAGGTATTATTTTTCAAATGAACTTTATTACAATGGCCGTTATGAGGAGGCTATTAGAAATTATGAATTATTTTTATCAGAAAATAAGGGATGGATTGAAGATAATAAGGCTGCCTATAACAATTTAATAAGATGTTATAGAATACAAGGAAATGATGAAATGGCAATAAACACTATATTAAGATACTTAAAGGAATATAAACCTACAGGAGAAATATGTTGTAGTCTGGCAGATATTTTTAGCAGTCAGAATAAAATAGAAGAAGCAATTTTTTGGTATGAGGCTGCTTTAAAATGTGAGCCAGGAGAGCGTCATTTAGGTTTTAATAATAAGGCATACTATACTTGGGTGCCAGCCTTAAGTTTAGTTGTTTGTTACTCAAAGCTTCAGAATTACGAAAAAGCTTATTATTATAATGAATTAGCCGGATTACAAGGCGGAGACATGAATAAAATTAACTATAATAGAAGATATTTTCAACATAAATTTTTAGAGTTAAAGAAAGAACTTCCAAAGTTAAAGTTAGATTTAAGATTTGATATATAATAATGAGTAAAATTAAATAAAAAGTAGTAAAATAATTAGTAAAAAACGAGTAAAAAATCAAGAAAAAATATTGAAAATGTTTTCTCTTTCTGTTAAAATTATCATATAAAATGGAAAGGGGACTTTATTATGAGAGAAAATATTTTAAAGGGTTTTAAAAAATTTTTTGGCTATTCTGAAAAGGTGAGAACCTTCTTTTCACCTGGAAGAGTAAACTTAATTGGAGAGCATACTGATTATAATGGAGGTAATGTTTTTCCTTGTGCCTTAAGCTTTGGAACTTATGGTGCAGTTGCTCTTAGAGAGGACAAACTTGTAAGAATGTATTCAGAAAATTTTACTGAAATAGGAGTTATAGAATTTAATTTAGATGCTATAAAATATGAAAAAGAACATGATTGGGTTAACTATCCAAAAGGCGTACTAGATGTTCTAATGAAAAACGGTTATAATATAGAAAGAGGTTTTGATGCATATATATACGGAAATATACCAAATGGAGCTGGTTTATCCTCATCTGCATCTTTAGAATTGTTAATTGGAGTAATGATGGATGAACTATTTAAGCTAAATATTGATAGGGTTCAGCTAGTTAAATACGCTCAAGAAGCAGAAAATAAATTTGTTGGTGTTAATTGTGGGATCATGGATCAGTTTGCGATTGGAATGGGTAAAAAAGCTCATGCAATTCTGTTAGATTGTAATAATCTAAATTATTCTTATGTCCCTTTAGAATTAAAGGATTTAATATTAGTAATTGGCAATACGAATAAGAGAAGAGGTTTAGCTGATTCTAAGTATAATGAAAGAAGATCCCAATGCGAAACAGCTCTTTCAGAATTACAAAAAATATTAAATATAAAGTCATTAGGAGAACTAAGTATAGAAGAATTTGAAAGTAATAAACATTTAATAAATGATGAAATTAATAGAAAAAGAGCTAAACATGCCGTATATGAAAATCAAAGAACCTTAAAGGCAAAAGAAGCATTAAATCATGGAGATTTAGTTACTTTTGGGAAGCTTATGAATGAATCTCATATTTCCTTAAGAGATGATTACGAAGTAACTGGAATTGAGTTAGATACTCTAGTAGAACTTGCCTGGAGCCATGAAGGAACTTTAGGTTCAAGAATGACGGGTGCAGGTTTTGGGGGATGTACTATATCTTTAGTTAAAAAAGATAAAGTTGAAGACTTTATAAGTAAAGTTGGACAAGGATACAAAGAAAAAATAGGATACGAAGCCAGCTTCTATATTGCAAATGTGGGAGATGGAACTAGAGAAATTTAGGAGGTAATAGTAATGATTTTAGTTTGTGGCGGTGCAGGATATATAGGAAGTCATGCAGTATATCAATTAATAGAAAAAGGAGAAGAAGTAGTCGTTGTAGATAATCTTGAAACAGGTCACATCGAATCTGTTCATAAGCAAGCTAAGTTTTATAATGTAGACATAAGAAATGAAGAAGAATTAGATAAGGTATTTAAGGAAAATAATATTACAGAAGTAATACATTTTGCAGCTAACTCCTTAGTTGGAGAAAGTATGACGAATCCATTAAAATATTATAATAATAATGTTCATGGAACAGAAGTATTGCTTAAAGTGATGATTAATAATAATGTTAAGAAAATTGTATTTTCTTCAACAGCTGCTACTTATGGCGAAGTTGAAAAGATGCCAATAACTGAAAATGATAGAACAGAGCCTACAAATGCTTACGGTGAAACAAAACTAGCCATGGAAAAAATGATGAAGTGGTGTGATACTGCTTATGGATTAAAATATGTTGCCTTAAGATATTTTAATGTGGCAGGAGCTCATGTAAGCGGAACTATTGGTGAAGCTCACAATCCTGAAACTCATTTAATTCCACTAATACTTCAAGTGCCACTAGGAAAGAGAGAGTTTATTTCTATTTTTGGTGATGATTATGATACAGAAGATGGAACTTGTATAAGAGATTATATTCATGTAACAGACTTAGCAAATGCTCATATTCTTGCTGTAGAATATTTAAGGGCAGGAAACAGCAGCGATATATTTAATTTAGGAAACGGTAATGGTTTCTCTGTAAAAGAAATGATTGAGGCTGCTAGAAGAGTAACAGGTCATGAAATACCAGCTAAAGTTTGTGAAAGAAGGGCAGGAGATCCAGCTAGATTAATTGCTTCAGCAGAAAAAGCTAAGAAAATTTTAAAATGGGAGCCAAAATTTACAAATGTAGAAGATATAATAGCTTCAGCATGGAATTGGCATAAAAACAACCCTAACGGATTTTCTAAGTAGGTGAAATTATGGGAATTTATAGAGAGATAGAGAGACTGCTAATATATGGATTGAAAAAGGGACTAATTACTGAAGATGATAAGATTTTTGCAAGAAATAGTCTATTAGATATTTTAAATTTAGATAACTATGAAGAGTTAAGGGAAGAAGAGTTAAAGCTTCTAGAAAAGGAAGAACTTGAAACACCTACTGAAATCTTAAATAATATTTTAAATTACGCTTATGAAAACAAGGTTTTAGAATCTAACACACCTGTATATAGGGATTTATTAGATACAAAAATAATGGCTGCTTTAATGCCAAGACCTTCTGAAGTTATTAGAAAGTTTAATGAAAAATATAATCTTTCAAAAAAAGAAGCTACAGATTATTTTTATAAATTAAGCAAAGCCTGTGAT from Clostridium isatidis harbors:
- a CDS encoding galactokinase, which encodes MRENILKGFKKFFGYSEKVRTFFSPGRVNLIGEHTDYNGGNVFPCALSFGTYGAVALREDKLVRMYSENFTEIGVIEFNLDAIKYEKEHDWVNYPKGVLDVLMKNGYNIERGFDAYIYGNIPNGAGLSSSASLELLIGVMMDELFKLNIDRVQLVKYAQEAENKFVGVNCGIMDQFAIGMGKKAHAILLDCNNLNYSYVPLELKDLILVIGNTNKRRGLADSKYNERRSQCETALSELQKILNIKSLGELSIEEFESNKHLINDEINRKRAKHAVYENQRTLKAKEALNHGDLVTFGKLMNESHISLRDDYEVTGIELDTLVELAWSHEGTLGSRMTGAGFGGCTISLVKKDKVEDFISKVGQGYKEKIGYEASFYIANVGDGTREI
- the galE gene encoding UDP-glucose 4-epimerase GalE — translated: MILVCGGAGYIGSHAVYQLIEKGEEVVVVDNLETGHIESVHKQAKFYNVDIRNEEELDKVFKENNITEVIHFAANSLVGESMTNPLKYYNNNVHGTEVLLKVMINNNVKKIVFSSTAATYGEVEKMPITENDRTEPTNAYGETKLAMEKMMKWCDTAYGLKYVALRYFNVAGAHVSGTIGEAHNPETHLIPLILQVPLGKREFISIFGDDYDTEDGTCIRDYIHVTDLANAHILAVEYLRAGNSSDIFNLGNGNGFSVKEMIEAARRVTGHEIPAKVCERRAGDPARLIASAEKAKKILKWEPKFTNVEDIIASAWNWHKNNPNGFSK